The following proteins come from a genomic window of Paenibacillus spongiae:
- the qoxA gene encoding cytochrome aa3 quinol oxidase subunit II — MLKNVKLWIIVLISIASLLVITVLALRSDLIILDPKGPVGALQKDLIMYSIYFMLAILVVVFVLFAYMVIKYREHSKNNSNDYKPDMHGSTKLEIIWTLIPIIIVTALSIPNAKALYELKEPPKSTVDKEPIVIHATAADWKWIFSYPEENIETVNYVNVPEDHPILFKVTAADSMASFWVPQIGGQIYGMPGMVNDLYLQADEPGEYKGRNSNFTGLGMTHQQFKFVALEEKEYQDWVKDTQQNAPKLAEETYEKLMLPDNVDEMSFSSTHLEFVDHGQNSEYAMNIRAKYGVEVKGIKVKANGNEGESDVEVSNHGSHSSH; from the coding sequence ATGTTAAAAAATGTAAAATTATGGATTATTGTATTGATTAGTATAGCATCACTATTGGTCATCACAGTATTGGCTCTTCGAAGCGACCTCATCATATTGGATCCTAAGGGACCGGTTGGTGCCCTTCAAAAGGATCTGATTATGTATTCCATTTACTTTATGCTTGCTATCCTTGTCGTTGTTTTTGTTTTGTTTGCTTATATGGTTATTAAGTATCGTGAGCACAGCAAAAATAATAGCAATGATTATAAACCGGATATGCATGGCAGCACGAAGCTGGAAATTATTTGGACGCTCATTCCGATCATTATCGTAACCGCACTATCGATTCCCAATGCCAAGGCTCTCTATGAATTGAAGGAACCGCCGAAATCAACGGTCGATAAAGAGCCGATTGTCATTCATGCTACTGCAGCGGATTGGAAATGGATATTCAGTTATCCGGAGGAAAATATCGAAACCGTTAATTACGTCAATGTTCCTGAAGATCACCCCATTCTCTTCAAAGTAACTGCTGCAGACTCTATGGCTTCCTTCTGGGTTCCGCAAATCGGCGGCCAAATTTACGGGATGCCGGGGATGGTCAACGATTTATATTTGCAGGCCGATGAGCCGGGAGAGTATAAAGGCCGGAACTCGAACTTTACCGGTTTAGGCATGACGCATCAACAGTTTAAGTTTGTTGCATTAGAAGAAAAGGAGTATCAGGATTGGGTGAAAGATACGCAGCAGAACGCGCCTAAATTAGCCGAAGAAACCTATGAAAAGCTAATGCTTCCTGACAACGTTGACGAAATGTCATTTTCTTCGACCCATCTGGAGTTTGTCGATCATGGCCAAAATTCCGAATATGCCATGAACATTCGCGCGAAATATGGGGTTGAAGTAAAAGGGATTAAAGTGAAAGCAAATGGCAATGAAGGCGAAAGTGATGTGGAGGTCTCCAATCACGGATCTCACTCAAGCCATTAA
- the qoxB gene encoding cytochrome aa3 quinol oxidase subunit I encodes MFEFIKEHLILDDPLILGANISIALTVIGIVFALTYLKKWKWLWTEWITSVDHKKIGIMYIIAALLMLFRGGFDALLMRAQLTVPNNELLTPQHYNEIFTTHGTIMILFMAMPFLLGLMNVVIPLQIGARDVAFPYLNNLSFWSFFFGAILFNVSFVFGGSPDAGWTNYAPLAIEGSPGPGINYYLLGLQISGIGTLLTGINFVVTIFKMRAPGMTLLRMPMFTWTSLITSFIIVFAFPILTVSLALMTFDRLFGTHFFTLTDGGNPMLWSNLFWLWGHPEVYIVILPAFGIFSEIISTFARKTLFGHKSMIISLVVISLLSFLVWVHHFFTMGGSAALNNVFSITTMAIAIPTGIKIFNWLGTLYKSRIQFSTPMMWALAFIPTFVIGGVTGVMLGMAAADFQYHNNYFLVAHFHYTLIAGVVFACFAGFEYWYPKMFGHKLNERFGKLAFWFFAIGFNVCFLPQFLLGFAGMPRRVYTYLPEDGWTALNVVSTIGAIGMGIGFMIVVYNVLYSMRHAKRETTGDPWNGRTLEWATATAMPPHYNFAVVPEVKGIDAFWEIKQANNAVKKENIEYKPIHMPSNASTPFVMSVLFFVAGFGLVFELWWMAILGGIGILACLVLRSLRSHREDEGYYVSVDEIKKREQPIQREA; translated from the coding sequence ATGTTTGAGTTTATAAAGGAGCATTTAATTCTAGATGATCCATTGATTCTCGGAGCGAATATTTCCATTGCGCTTACCGTAATTGGCATTGTATTTGCTCTTACCTACCTGAAGAAGTGGAAATGGCTTTGGACCGAGTGGATCACATCCGTCGATCATAAAAAAATTGGAATCATGTACATCATTGCTGCATTATTGATGCTTTTCCGTGGCGGTTTCGATGCATTATTAATGAGAGCGCAATTAACAGTGCCTAATAACGAACTGTTGACACCTCAGCACTATAATGAAATTTTTACAACACACGGTACGATCATGATTCTATTCATGGCGATGCCGTTTCTGCTTGGGTTAATGAACGTCGTTATTCCTCTGCAAATCGGAGCAAGAGATGTGGCATTTCCGTATTTGAATAACTTAAGCTTTTGGTCTTTCTTCTTTGGCGCCATTCTTTTTAACGTATCATTCGTATTTGGCGGGTCGCCGGATGCCGGTTGGACAAACTATGCTCCATTGGCCATTGAAGGAAGTCCCGGGCCGGGAATCAATTATTACTTGCTCGGTTTACAGATTTCAGGGATTGGGACGCTGCTGACGGGGATAAACTTTGTTGTAACGATTTTCAAAATGCGTGCACCTGGCATGACATTACTGCGTATGCCGATGTTCACATGGACATCGTTAATCACCTCGTTTATCATCGTCTTTGCGTTTCCGATCTTAACCGTTTCATTGGCATTAATGACCTTTGACAGATTATTCGGAACGCATTTCTTTACACTGACTGACGGCGGTAATCCGATGCTCTGGTCGAACCTGTTCTGGCTCTGGGGACATCCGGAGGTCTATATCGTTATTCTGCCTGCATTCGGGATCTTCTCGGAGATTATTTCAACATTCGCCAGAAAAACATTGTTCGGCCATAAGTCGATGATTATTTCTCTAGTTGTCATCTCGCTGCTAAGCTTCCTTGTTTGGGTCCACCATTTCTTTACAATGGGAGGAAGCGCAGCGTTGAACAATGTGTTCTCCATTACGACGATGGCTATTGCCATACCGACGGGGATTAAAATCTTTAACTGGTTAGGCACGCTATACAAAAGCCGAATCCAATTTTCAACACCGATGATGTGGGCGCTTGCGTTTATTCCGACGTTCGTCATCGGGGGAGTAACAGGCGTTATGCTTGGAATGGCAGCAGCAGACTTCCAATATCATAACAACTACTTCCTTGTTGCTCACTTCCACTACACCTTAATTGCCGGAGTCGTATTCGCTTGCTTCGCAGGCTTTGAATACTGGTATCCAAAAATGTTTGGACATAAATTGAATGAGCGGTTTGGAAAATTGGCGTTCTGGTTTTTTGCGATTGGATTTAATGTCTGCTTCTTACCGCAGTTTTTATTAGGATTTGCAGGTATGCCAAGACGAGTGTACACGTACCTTCCGGAAGATGGCTGGACAGCATTGAATGTTGTTTCTACCATCGGTGCTATTGGTATGGGGATTGGCTTTATGATCGTGGTTTACAACGTATTATATAGCATGCGTCATGCGAAGAGAGAGACGACGGGCGATCCGTGGAACGGACGCACGCTGGAATGGGCAACCGCAACTGCGATGCCTCCGCATTACAACTTCGCGGTCGTTCCTGAAGTGAAAGGCATCGATGCTTTTTGGGAGATCAAACAGGCGAACAATGCCGTTAAGAAAGAAAACATCGAATATAAGCCGATTCATATGCCTAGTAATGCGTCAACCCCATTTGTCATGTCCGTGCTCTTCTTTGTTGCAGGCTTCGGATTAGTGTTTGAACTATGGTGGATGGCCATACTCGGCGGGATCGGTATCCTTGCTTGCCTGGTCCTGCGTTCACTTCGTTCGCACCGGGAAGACGAAGGATATTATGTCAGTGTGGATGAAATAAAAAAACGGGAACAACCGATTCAGAGGGAGGCGTGA
- the qoxC gene encoding cytochrome aa3 quinol oxidase subunit III, translating to MAQVNHKTNPNTPLEYQSDTGRLNIFGFWIFLGAEVALFATLFAAYFALKDGTAGGPLPGDVFDLNNTIVMTLILLFSSFTSGLAINEMRRNNVKSMMVWLVITLLFGLAFLYMEIEEFIHLVNEGAALGTNAFWSSFYLLTGTHGLHVSLGIGWIILIMLQVQQRGLTPDTAKKVFVSSLYWHFLDFVWIFVFTGVYLLGMVG from the coding sequence ATGGCACAAGTAAACCATAAAACCAATCCTAACACGCCCTTGGAATATCAGTCTGACACGGGCAGACTTAACATATTTGGATTCTGGATTTTCCTTGGGGCGGAAGTTGCTTTGTTCGCGACTTTATTTGCGGCTTATTTTGCCCTTAAGGACGGCACAGCCGGCGGCCCGCTGCCGGGTGATGTATTTGACTTAAACAACACGATCGTCATGACATTAATTTTGCTGTTCAGTAGCTTCACGTCCGGTTTGGCGATTAATGAAATGAGAAGAAACAACGTTAAATCCATGATGGTTTGGCTAGTCATTACATTATTATTCGGTCTGGCCTTTCTATATATGGAAATCGAAGAATTCATTCACTTAGTGAATGAAGGTGCTGCGCTGGGTACGAATGCCTTCTGGTCGTCTTTCTACTTGCTGACTGGAACACATGGGCTTCACGTATCGCTAGGTATTGGATGGATCATCTTAATTATGTTGCAAGTACAACAAAGAGGTTTAACACCTGATACGGCTAAAAAGGTATTTGTCTCCAGTCTATACTGGCACTTTTTGGACTTTGTATGGATCTTCGTCTTTACAGGTGTTTACCTATTGGGGATGGTGGGATAA
- the qoxD gene encoding cytochrome aa3 quinol oxidase subunit IV — protein MENQTVKRNSFPWSQVIGFLLSVALTFAAVWIGIRTELPYGTIAILVFVLAFIQAAIQLFMFMHISEGENGIWQIGKMLSAAFIALVIVLGSVWTLNSMH, from the coding sequence ATGGAAAACCAAACAGTGAAACGCAATTCTTTTCCATGGTCGCAGGTCATCGGTTTCCTCTTGTCCGTAGCGTTAACTTTCGCAGCCGTTTGGATCGGTATTCGTACGGAATTACCGTATGGCACGATTGCTATTCTAGTTTTTGTCCTAGCGTTTATCCAAGCAGCGATTCAGCTGTTTATGTTTATGCATATATCCGAAGGTGAAAACGGAATTTGGCAGATCGGCAAGATGCTTTCCGCTGCTTTTATCGCACTCGTTATCGTTCTGGGAAGTGTGTGGACATTGAACTCCATGCATTAG
- a CDS encoding dihydrofolate reductase family protein: MAKIVFALNQSLDGFVDHDHTAFQPDPVLFRHFIDDVRGLAGSLYGRRMYETMRYWDGDHFEWDAPEREYAAAWQSKPKWVVSRTLKSVGPNASLIEGDLAAAIRGLKAQHEGEIEVAGPELAHSLTELGLVDEYRLYLHPVVLGHGKPFFAGPRPPLRLVASDRIGEKVIRLTYVPA; encoded by the coding sequence ATGGCAAAGATCGTTTTCGCATTGAACCAGTCTCTGGACGGATTCGTCGACCACGACCACACGGCATTTCAGCCCGACCCCGTGCTATTCCGTCATTTCATCGACGACGTGCGCGGCCTGGCGGGCAGCCTGTACGGGCGCCGCATGTACGAGACCATGCGGTATTGGGACGGAGACCATTTTGAATGGGATGCGCCGGAACGGGAATACGCAGCGGCGTGGCAAAGCAAACCGAAGTGGGTGGTGTCGAGGACGTTAAAGTCCGTCGGTCCGAACGCTTCTCTGATCGAGGGCGACCTCGCAGCGGCCATACGTGGGCTGAAGGCTCAGCATGAAGGGGAGATTGAAGTTGCCGGGCCGGAGTTGGCCCACAGTCTAACGGAGCTCGGTCTCGTAGATGAGTATCGACTCTATCTCCATCCAGTCGTGCTGGGTCACGGCAAGCCGTTCTTCGCCGGTCCGCGGCCGCCGCTGCGCCTCGTGGCAAGCGATCGAATTGGCGAGAAGGTAATCAGGTTGACCTACGTTCCAGCTTAG
- a CDS encoding HD-GYP domain-containing protein codes for MKIHVTEIKDGDKLIYDAFNSYGLHVLSKGTTLFTKEISVLLQHQIDYVDIETRQSDIPLNRTLESGLSPKWLPTIEPIYQEVIHGCEQLFLDALHNGRIAEDDVSATFQPLVDNFKMERDVVSMLLLLNTKDDYTYQHSVQVGMLTYYLSSWLGYSEEESVKNGQAGFLHDIGKCRIKDDILNKPDRLTPEEFELIKRHTIDGYQIIQTSFGEDSLAATVALQHHERIDGTGYPHQITGDEMHPVSKIVAVADVYSAMISSRVYQQKRDLLFVLRELYRMSFSELCPTTTHTFIRHMIPNFIGKKVELHSGEVGTIIMTHPSEFFRPLVQIDEHFIDLSVDHSLEVKQVYM; via the coding sequence ATGAAGATACATGTGACAGAAATTAAAGATGGCGACAAACTGATATACGATGCGTTCAACTCCTACGGATTACATGTATTATCGAAGGGAACAACGTTATTCACGAAAGAAATTTCAGTTCTTCTCCAGCACCAGATCGATTATGTGGATATCGAGACGCGGCAATCCGATATCCCTTTAAACCGCACGTTGGAATCGGGCTTAAGTCCTAAGTGGCTTCCGACGATTGAACCCATATACCAAGAAGTGATTCATGGCTGCGAGCAGCTGTTTTTGGATGCGCTTCATAACGGCCGCATTGCAGAGGATGACGTCTCGGCCACCTTCCAACCGCTTGTCGATAACTTCAAGATGGAACGCGACGTGGTTTCGATGCTTCTCCTGCTCAATACGAAGGATGACTATACCTACCAGCATTCCGTCCAAGTAGGCATGCTTACATACTACTTATCTTCTTGGCTGGGCTATAGTGAAGAAGAATCGGTCAAGAATGGGCAGGCGGGATTTCTGCACGACATCGGCAAATGCCGGATTAAAGACGATATCTTGAATAAACCGGATCGGCTTACGCCGGAAGAATTCGAATTAATCAAGCGGCACACGATTGATGGCTATCAAATTATACAAACCTCCTTCGGTGAAGATTCCCTCGCGGCCACGGTGGCTCTGCAGCATCATGAGCGGATCGACGGAACCGGTTATCCGCACCAGATTACGGGCGATGAGATGCATCCCGTCTCGAAGATCGTCGCGGTCGCCGACGTTTACAGCGCCATGATTTCTTCCCGGGTATACCAGCAGAAGCGGGATCTGCTCTTCGTCCTGCGCGAGCTGTACCGGATGAGCTTCTCCGAGCTGTGTCCGACTACGACGCATACATTCATCCGGCATATGATCCCGAACTTTATCGGCAAGAAGGTAGAACTCCACAGCGGCGAAGTCGGAACGATCATTATGACGCATCCTTCCGAGTTCTTCCGTCCGCTTGTTCAGATCGACGAGCACTTCATCGATTTGTCCGTGGACCACTCCCTTGAGGTGAAACAGGTCTATATGTAA
- a CDS encoding ThiF family adenylyltransferase, with the protein MYHSSHSALGAGADDRYSRQTRFAPIGQEGQRGLSSSCAVIVGMGALGSVIAQHLVRSGVGRVRIIDRDVLELSNLQRQVLYTEEDVRDALPKAEAAAARLRAINSSVSIESAVADLTPVNADTLLAGADLILDGSDNFSVRYLINDYSLKHHIPWIYGGVIGASGMTMTYIPGETACFRCLFPNPPATGAVDTCDTAGVISPAVDIIASLQATEAIKWLSGNRDALHGTLFQIDLWQHRWMPLKTEGSKKADCPACGQHKFTFLEDNRLEPAAVSLCGRNTIQITPQSELVISLAELEKRLSRIGRVERNPFLLRYYRDDQHMVVIFPDGRAFIQGTEDSIAARRIYTEILGS; encoded by the coding sequence TTGTATCATTCCTCCCATTCGGCTCTAGGAGCTGGAGCGGACGACAGATATTCCCGTCAAACCCGGTTCGCGCCCATCGGACAGGAAGGGCAGCGCGGACTCTCCTCCAGTTGCGCCGTCATTGTCGGAATGGGCGCCCTAGGTTCCGTTATTGCGCAGCATCTCGTCCGTTCGGGTGTCGGGCGCGTTCGGATTATCGACCGCGACGTGCTTGAGCTTAGCAATCTCCAGCGCCAAGTGTTATACACCGAAGAGGATGTTCGCGATGCGCTGCCGAAAGCGGAAGCGGCAGCCGCACGCCTGCGCGCAATCAACAGCTCGGTAAGCATCGAATCCGCCGTTGCCGACCTGACGCCGGTCAATGCCGACACGCTGCTCGCCGGAGCCGATCTCATTCTCGACGGTTCGGATAATTTCTCCGTGCGCTATCTTATCAACGATTATAGCCTAAAACATCATATTCCTTGGATTTACGGCGGTGTCATCGGCGCTTCCGGAATGACAATGACTTATATCCCGGGAGAAACGGCATGCTTCCGCTGCCTCTTCCCGAATCCGCCTGCGACAGGCGCCGTGGATACCTGCGATACAGCGGGCGTTATATCGCCGGCTGTCGATATCATCGCTTCCCTGCAGGCCACCGAAGCGATCAAATGGTTGAGCGGCAATCGCGACGCTCTTCACGGAACGCTATTCCAAATCGATCTCTGGCAGCATCGCTGGATGCCTCTTAAGACAGAGGGCTCGAAGAAAGCCGATTGTCCTGCCTGCGGGCAGCATAAATTCACCTTCCTGGAAGATAACCGGCTGGAACCGGCTGCGGTTTCCTTATGCGGCCGGAATACGATCCAAATTACGCCGCAAAGCGAACTCGTCATTTCATTAGCCGAGCTCGAGAAGCGGTTATCGCGTATCGGACGTGTGGAACGAAACCCGTTTCTCCTCCGTTACTATCGGGATGATCAGCATATGGTCGTTATTTTTCCTGACGGCCGCGCCTTCATTCAAGGCACGGAAGATTCAATCGCCGCCCGGCGCATTTATACGGAGATTCTTGGCAGCTGA
- a CDS encoding molybdenum cofactor biosynthesis protein MoaE, which yields MTFEWKLQLFAGLAERFGTPALTLMLDHVQLTAAGLKEELIRAYPQHEPLIRVSFLACNQAYAADQDLIRAADELALLPPVSGGEEPAADAAGTIEDNRYRITEEPISVAGVTEQVIVPGHGAAITFTGTTREWTHGKRTVRLEYEAYIPMAMKTLRQIGDEIDDRWPGALCAITHRIGVVDIAEISVVIAVSAPHREACYEASRYAIERLKQIVPIWKREIWDDGSEWKGHQLGPWDPAAPPAI from the coding sequence ATGACATTCGAATGGAAATTGCAGTTATTCGCCGGTCTTGCCGAGCGGTTCGGCACACCCGCGCTTACGTTAATGCTTGATCATGTTCAATTAACCGCAGCAGGCCTGAAAGAAGAGCTTATTCGCGCATATCCCCAGCACGAGCCGCTTATTCGCGTCTCCTTCTTGGCTTGCAATCAAGCTTATGCCGCCGATCAAGACTTGATCCGCGCTGCAGATGAACTCGCCTTGCTTCCGCCTGTATCCGGAGGGGAGGAGCCCGCCGCCGATGCTGCCGGGACGATCGAAGATAACCGGTACCGGATTACGGAAGAGCCGATATCCGTTGCCGGCGTTACGGAACAGGTTATCGTACCCGGTCACGGGGCCGCGATTACCTTCACCGGCACGACGAGAGAGTGGACGCACGGCAAGCGGACCGTACGCCTCGAATATGAAGCCTACATCCCAATGGCAATGAAGACGCTCCGTCAAATCGGAGATGAAATCGATGATCGGTGGCCCGGCGCCTTATGTGCGATCACCCACAGAATAGGTGTTGTCGATATTGCCGAGATCAGCGTCGTCATCGCGGTATCCGCCCCTCATCGAGAGGCTTGCTACGAAGCTAGCCGCTATGCGATCGAAAGATTGAAGCAAATCGTACCGATCTGGAAACGTGAAATTTGGGACGACGGGTCCGAATGGAAAGGACATCAGCTCGGCCCTTGGGATCCCGCGGCGCCACCCGCTATATGA
- the moaA gene encoding GTP 3',8-cyclase MoaA: MSALTDRFGRIHDYLRISVTDRCNLRCLYCMPEEGVEFAPSSELLTYDAIVQVVETAASLGISKLRITGGEPLVRPDLEDLIRRLAAIPGIRDISMTTNGIMLADRAEALRSAGLNRVNISLDTLDPARFRLIARRGDLKRVMEGIEAAVRVGFGPIKLNCVLLKGINEDEIASFLKISSEQPLHVRFIEYMPIGHADENWKSHYLPLSRVLEIAEEQQFEVTRLHDIVGNGPSEDYRIAGGKGSFGLIHPVSDHFCQRCNRLRLTADGNLKPCLYWVDELNVKQAIGDPAALRELFMRALDIKPLNHEMAAKLSDESQSHEPTGRRMSQIGG; encoded by the coding sequence ATGTCCGCTTTAACGGATCGCTTCGGACGCATACACGATTATTTGCGAATTTCCGTAACAGACCGGTGCAATTTACGGTGCTTATACTGCATGCCGGAAGAAGGGGTTGAGTTTGCCCCGTCCTCCGAATTACTCACATACGACGCGATCGTCCAGGTCGTCGAGACAGCGGCGAGCCTTGGCATCTCCAAGCTTCGGATAACAGGCGGCGAGCCGCTGGTTCGCCCGGATTTGGAAGACTTGATACGCAGGCTTGCGGCCATACCGGGCATTCGTGATATCTCTATGACGACGAACGGCATAATGCTGGCCGATCGTGCCGAAGCGCTTCGCAGCGCCGGCTTGAACCGGGTCAACATCAGCTTGGATACGCTGGATCCCGCACGCTTTCGCTTGATCGCCAGAAGAGGGGATTTGAAGCGTGTGATGGAAGGGATCGAAGCTGCCGTACGGGTCGGATTCGGCCCGATCAAGCTGAACTGCGTCCTGTTGAAGGGGATTAACGAGGATGAGATCGCCTCCTTCTTGAAGATTAGCAGCGAGCAGCCGCTTCATGTCCGGTTTATCGAATATATGCCGATCGGACATGCGGATGAAAATTGGAAGAGTCACTACTTGCCTTTATCCCGCGTTTTGGAAATTGCGGAGGAGCAGCAGTTCGAAGTCACCCGGCTGCATGATATCGTGGGCAACGGGCCATCCGAGGATTACCGGATTGCGGGAGGCAAGGGATCGTTTGGGCTGATTCATCCCGTCAGCGACCACTTCTGCCAGCGATGCAACCGGTTAAGACTGACGGCGGATGGAAATCTGAAGCCGTGCTTGTACTGGGTGGACGAATTGAACGTCAAGCAGGCGATCGGAGATCCCGCGGCGCTGCGTGAGCTGTTCATGCGTGCGCTCGATATTAAGCCTCTCAATCATGAGATGGCGGCGAAGCTGTCCGATGAATCACAGAGCCATGAACCGACCGGAAGGCGCATGTCGCAGATTGGCGGTTGA
- a CDS encoding bifunctional metallophosphatase/5'-nucleotidase, with product MNETPEDAPEVVLLYSNDIHSRLEQAAKMASYIADTRRMHGNDRVLAIDIGDHMDRMRLETEGSDGQVNIDLLNEAGYEAVTLGNNEGLTFTLEQLERAYNEQAKFVALCANMRRTESGTRPEWLLPSSIIRKGGIRIGLIGVTAAFSDFYTLLGWDVTDPLEAVQAQVSRLRNRVDVLVVMSHLGLTLDRRMAQEVSGIDLILGGHTHHLLEQPELIGTTRVCAAGKFGEYIGRIEIRLDAVTAKPAYKAACVPVAAYEEQPEASEIIEGYKKTAAQRLARVVTKLEAPLSARSDRESPLCNLLAAGLRRWTGAEIGIVNAGQLLGGLAAGDVTEGEIHSLCPSPINPCSMRLSGQAILQALEQSLLDEYIDKPIRGFGFRGSVLGTLAVDGMSIHWNSDRPALNKIVSLSVNNEPFDINRVYTVGTIDMFTFGVGYETIKSGAEIRYFLPEFIRNVLAEELRNRSALIDCRRSRWISE from the coding sequence ATGAACGAAACACCAGAAGATGCGCCGGAAGTCGTGCTGTTATACAGCAATGACATACATAGCCGTTTGGAGCAAGCGGCCAAGATGGCCTCCTACATTGCGGATACGCGACGGATGCATGGGAACGATCGCGTGCTGGCGATCGATATCGGCGATCATATGGATCGGATGCGTCTCGAGACGGAAGGAAGCGACGGACAGGTCAATATCGACCTGCTCAATGAAGCGGGGTATGAAGCGGTTACACTCGGCAACAACGAAGGGTTGACGTTTACGCTGGAGCAGCTGGAACGGGCTTACAACGAACAGGCGAAATTCGTGGCCTTATGCGCCAACATGAGGCGTACAGAGAGCGGCACCCGGCCGGAATGGCTTCTGCCGTCGTCAATTATACGCAAGGGGGGCATAAGGATAGGCCTTATCGGCGTTACGGCCGCGTTCTCCGATTTCTACACGCTGCTCGGCTGGGATGTTACGGATCCGCTTGAAGCAGTTCAGGCGCAGGTGTCCCGGCTCCGGAACCGGGTCGACGTTCTCGTCGTTATGTCTCACCTCGGCCTGACATTGGACAGGCGGATGGCACAAGAGGTCAGCGGTATCGATCTTATTCTTGGCGGCCATACGCATCATCTTCTGGAACAGCCGGAGCTGATCGGGACGACCAGAGTGTGCGCTGCCGGCAAATTCGGCGAATATATCGGACGGATTGAGATCCGTCTGGATGCTGTAACTGCTAAACCGGCTTACAAGGCTGCGTGCGTTCCTGTCGCTGCTTATGAAGAGCAGCCAGAAGCTTCCGAAATCATTGAGGGCTATAAGAAAACGGCGGCGCAGCGGCTAGCTCGGGTCGTTACGAAGCTGGAAGCTCCGCTATCCGCCAGGTCGGACCGGGAGTCGCCGCTTTGCAATCTGCTGGCAGCCGGCTTGCGCCGCTGGACGGGAGCCGAGATCGGAATCGTCAATGCGGGGCAGCTCCTTGGCGGGCTGGCTGCCGGAGATGTAACGGAAGGGGAGATCCATTCACTCTGTCCGTCTCCGATTAATCCGTGCAGCATGAGGCTGAGCGGCCAAGCCATTCTTCAAGCGCTGGAGCAGTCTCTTCTCGACGAATATATCGACAAGCCCATCCGCGGCTTCGGCTTTCGCGGCTCGGTGCTGGGCACGTTGGCGGTAGACGGTATGAGCATTCATTGGAATTCCGATCGGCCTGCGCTTAACAAAATCGTTTCGTTATCGGTGAACAATGAGCCATTCGACATAAACCGTGTGTATACGGTCGGGACGATTGACATGTTTACGTTCGGTGTCGGCTATGAGACAATCAAAAGCGGCGCCGAAATCAGGTATTTTCTTCCAGAATTTATACGCAACGTGTTGGCAGAAGAGCTGCGCAATCGTTCTGCACTCATCGATTGCAGGCGAAGCCGATGGATATCGGAGTGA
- a CDS encoding undecaprenyl-diphosphate phosphatase, producing MGDIINAIILAIVEGLTEFLPVSSSGHMILTNKLLGYLPDNQQIITFEIIIQLAAIMAIALVYRERIASILGFSRRTEVIKIKDLASKDVTRRKMNLIHIALGIVPALLLAFLLRDVIKGEGFNQTTVLISLVVGGLYMWAAEWLVETKRIRTSSDTLDDITYKQALYIGLLQCLSLWPGYSRSGSTIAGGMLVGTSYRAAADFSFIMAIPIMAAATGYELLENYKYIQGDNLLFFVVGFIVSFVVAWLVIVIFLKYIQKIKLKYFAFYRFALAALFWLLVMR from the coding sequence ATGGGAGATATCATTAACGCGATAATTCTAGCTATTGTTGAAGGCCTCACCGAGTTTCTGCCGGTCTCGTCGTCCGGCCACATGATTCTCACGAATAAGCTGCTCGGTTATTTACCGGATAACCAGCAGATCATTACGTTCGAAATCATTATTCAGCTTGCGGCTATCATGGCGATCGCGCTCGTCTACCGGGAGAGGATTGCAAGCATTCTCGGGTTTTCGCGTCGGACGGAGGTCATCAAGATCAAGGATCTCGCCTCCAAAGACGTAACTCGGCGCAAGATGAATCTTATTCATATCGCACTCGGCATCGTACCTGCACTGCTTCTTGCTTTCCTGCTGCGGGACGTCATCAAGGGGGAAGGCTTCAACCAGACCACGGTTCTGATCTCGCTTGTCGTCGGTGGACTCTATATGTGGGCAGCGGAATGGCTTGTCGAGACGAAGCGAATCCGCACGTCATCGGATACGTTGGATGATATTACGTACAAGCAGGCCCTTTATATCGGACTGCTGCAATGTTTGTCGCTCTGGCCGGGCTACTCGCGGTCGGGCTCGACGATCGCCGGAGGCATGCTGGTCGGCACTAGCTATAGAGCCGCTGCGGATTTCTCCTTTATTATGGCGATTCCGATTATGGCAGCCGCTACAGGTTATGAGCTTCTGGAGAATTACAAGTACATACAAGGCGACAATTTGCTGTTCTTCGTCGTTGGATTTATCGTATCGTTTGTTGTGGCCTGGCTGGTTATCGTTATTTTTCTAAAGTATATCCAGAAGATCAAGCTGAAATATTTCGCCTTCTACCGATTTGCATTGGCCGCGCTCTTCTGGCTGCTTGTGATGCGTTGA